From the genome of Desulfovibrio psychrotolerans, one region includes:
- the queC gene encoding 7-cyano-7-deazaguanine synthase QueC, whose amino-acid sequence MADAVIILSGGMDSTVLMAHELSRGTRLAAISFDYGSKHNGRELPMAAASCAFYGVPHRVVQLPFINELFSSSLLRSGGDVPEGAYDAESMKSTVVPFRNGILIAIAVGYAESVGAERVLLGSHSGDHHIYPDCRTEFNAAMNEAALRGTDGAVRLDFPFATMDKRDIGDLGRLLGVDFSRTWTCYKGGVTHCGVCGACDERKFALRRDEGLDPTAYLE is encoded by the coding sequence ATGGCAGACGCGGTGATCATACTTTCCGGCGGCATGGATTCTACAGTGCTCATGGCGCACGAGCTTTCGCGGGGGACGCGGCTGGCAGCCATCAGCTTTGATTACGGCTCCAAACATAACGGGCGGGAGCTGCCCATGGCGGCGGCTTCGTGCGCTTTTTACGGCGTGCCGCACCGGGTGGTGCAACTGCCGTTCATCAACGAACTGTTTTCGTCATCGCTGCTGCGTTCCGGCGGGGATGTGCCGGAAGGGGCGTATGATGCGGAATCCATGAAGAGCACGGTGGTCCCTTTCCGTAACGGCATTCTCATTGCCATTGCCGTGGGCTATGCGGAATCGGTGGGGGCGGAGCGTGTGCTGCTGGGGTCGCATTCGGGAGATCATCACATCTACCCGGACTGCCGCACGGAGTTCAACGCCGCCATGAACGAGGCTGCGCTGCGCGGCACGGACGGCGCGGTGCGGCTGGACTTTCCTTTTGCCACCATGGACAAGCGGGATATTGGCGACCTTGGCCGCCTGCTTGGGGTGGATTTTTCGCGCACATGGACCTGCTACAAGGGAGGCGTGACCCACTGCGGCGTGTGTGGCGCATGCGATGAGCGCAAGTTTGCCCTCAGGCGGGACGAGGGGCTGGATCCTACGGCGTATCTGGAATAA
- a CDS encoding transporter substrate-binding domain-containing protein, with protein MLLLWLLAGVAEGGLCRSAAAGDTVVAGTTAAGAVTGQSDGNTGGSIGGQAGRQLATVTLVAGEWAPYVSEHMQGNGRITEVVLRAFAHSGIAVELKFFPWKRCERMLETGEAFGSFPYVPTPFRSRFAEFSDPIFIANSHFFFLKDRMDGFDYTTLQALQGYTIAGALGFNYLEWFAYDNLPVDVSPDEDSMFRKLATGRVQLAPAEERVGWMSLRRLFPDANERFAMSRTPFRSEPNFLMYSKAYPGGKELIAQFNEGLRHLRETGELERLLQETGAEAP; from the coding sequence GTGTTGCTTCTGTGGCTCCTTGCGGGGGTGGCGGAAGGCGGGCTGTGCCGGTCTGCGGCAGCAGGAGACACTGTTGTAGCGGGCACGACCGCTGCGGGTGCTGTGACCGGACAGTCAGACGGCAACACCGGCGGAAGCATTGGCGGTCAGGCAGGCCGGCAGCTGGCAACCGTCACGCTGGTGGCCGGTGAATGGGCACCCTATGTTTCCGAGCATATGCAAGGAAATGGCCGCATTACCGAGGTGGTGCTGCGGGCCTTTGCCCATTCCGGCATTGCCGTGGAACTGAAGTTTTTTCCGTGGAAGCGCTGTGAAAGGATGCTGGAAACAGGGGAAGCCTTCGGCAGTTTTCCCTATGTGCCCACACCGTTTCGGAGCAGATTTGCAGAATTTTCTGATCCCATCTTTATAGCCAACAGCCATTTCTTTTTTTTGAAAGACCGGATGGACGGCTTTGACTACACCACGCTACAGGCCCTGCAGGGGTACACCATTGCCGGGGCGTTGGGGTTCAACTATCTGGAATGGTTTGCGTATGATAACCTTCCGGTGGATGTTTCTCCCGATGAGGATTCCATGTTCCGCAAGCTGGCTACCGGCAGGGTGCAACTGGCACCCGCGGAGGAGCGGGTGGGCTGGATGTCCCTGCGCAGGCTGTTCCCGGACGCAAACGAGCGATTTGCCATGAGCCGCACGCCGTTTCGCAGCGAACCCAACTTTCTGATGTACTCCAAGGCGTATCCCGGCGGGAAAGAGCTGATTGCCCAATTTAATGAAGGGTTGCGGCACCTGCGGGAGACGGGGGAACTGGAACGGCTGCTGCAAGAGACGGGGGCGGAAGCACCCTGA
- a CDS encoding 7-carboxy-7-deazaguanine synthase QueE, with protein MSRRAPCRDEADGNETGGVVAAIRAANRAGRYVANHAANRVGSRADAMRGSSGNYAPAAVLNVSEIFASLQGEGPFMGQPAVFVRLAGCVPPFCPWCDTPHALGGGTPMTPRDVAREVAAHPHGLVVITGGEPFLQWRTGLSELAGLLEDAGRRVQYETSAKAGIPEACGGYVVCSPKFLPAPPLWDENLKRADAFKFVVDDDIAPVLDFLEAGRAHRDIAPGAVWLMPKGATREEQMTRMERVWEWCVRYGFNFSPRLHVLTYGARRGV; from the coding sequence ATGTCTAGGCGTGCGCCATGCAGGGATGAGGCGGACGGCAATGAGACGGGCGGGGTGGTGGCAGCCATACGTGCGGCCAATCGAGCAGGCAGGTATGTAGCCAATCATGCGGCCAATCGTGTGGGCAGTCGTGCAGACGCAATGCGCGGTTCTTCCGGGAACTATGCGCCAGCCGCTGTGCTGAACGTATCGGAAATCTTTGCGTCACTTCAGGGAGAAGGCCCATTCATGGGGCAGCCCGCTGTATTCGTACGGCTGGCAGGCTGTGTGCCGCCCTTCTGCCCGTGGTGCGATACGCCGCATGCGCTGGGCGGCGGCACCCCCATGACGCCAAGGGATGTGGCGCGTGAGGTGGCGGCGCATCCGCACGGGCTGGTGGTCATAACCGGCGGTGAGCCGTTTCTGCAATGGCGGACCGGGCTTTCTGAACTCGCGGGGTTGCTGGAGGATGCCGGAAGGCGCGTGCAGTATGAGACCAGCGCAAAGGCCGGGATTCCGGAAGCATGCGGGGGCTATGTGGTCTGTTCGCCCAAGTTTCTGCCCGCCCCGCCCCTGTGGGACGAAAACCTGAAGCGGGCGGACGCCTTCAAGTTTGTGGTGGATGACGACATTGCGCCCGTGCTGGATTTTTTGGAAGCAGGGCGCGCCCACAGGGATATTGCTCCGGGCGCGGTCTGGCTCATGCCCAAGGGGGCGACCCGGGAAGAGCAGATGACGCGTATGGAGCGCGTGTGGGAATGGTGCGTGCGATACGGTTTCAATTTTTCTCCCCGCCTGCATGTGCTGACGTACGGCGCGCGGCGGGGTGTGTAG